A stretch of Cicer arietinum cultivar CDC Frontier isolate Library 1 chromosome 5, Cicar.CDCFrontier_v2.0, whole genome shotgun sequence DNA encodes these proteins:
- the LOC101489633 gene encoding uncharacterized protein — MKCTLSSKKKIQFINGLLIQPSYSYLDHDLWDRTNNMVISWITRTLSHVSQSIIFIDSAFDLWSDLCDRFTKDNHFCLFDLLRDLHSIKQGDCNLSTFFINLKILWDELEDLRPTPSCTCYVPCTCKLTIVVRSFKDQEYVTCFLKGLNDNYSNIRTKILLMENLPSIIKVYSLVAQQEPTSNPSPPNSDVVSVNYGTTNYRNTQQVGRGRVRPQPKSQMFCTHCHKTNHTVDSCYFEHGFSLGNHLNKNHNHNSLPPFEIKSTSPSNSILEDHSPSISREDYHYLVNLLQSSKKETHNKKT; from the coding sequence ATGAAATGCACACTTTCATCAAAGAAAAAGATTCAGTTCATCAACGGTTTGCTTATTCAACCTTCTTATTCATATCTCGATCACGATCTTTGGGATCGCACCAACAACATGGTGATTTCTTGGATCACCAGGACTTTATCACATGTTTCACAAAGCATCATTTTCATCGACTCTGCCTTTGATCTATGGTCCGATTTATGTGATAGGTTCACCAAAGATAATCATTTCTGTCTTTTTGATCTTCTCCGCGACCTTCACTCAATTAAACAAGGAGATTGCAATTTATCGACTTTCTTTATCAATCTTAAGATTCTTTGGGATGAACTTGAAGATTTACGCCCTACACCTTCGTGTACTTGCTATGTTCCCTGCACATGCAAACTGACCATCGTTGTTCGAAGCTTCAAAGATCAAGAATACGTCACTTGCTTCCTCAAAGGATTGAATGACAATTATTCCAATATTCGCACTAAAATTCTTCTCATGGAGAACTTACCCTCCATTATCAAGGTATATTCTTTGGTTGCTCAACAAGAACCTACATCCAATCCATCTCCTCCAAACTCTGATGTTGTCAGTGTGAATTATGGAACTACCAATTATCGTAATACACAACAAGTTGGACGTGGTAGAGTACGTCCTCAACCAAAGTCTCAAATGTTCTGCACACATTGCCATAAAACCAATCACACAGTGGATTCTTGCTACTTCGAACATGGCTTTTCTCTTGGGAACCATTTAAATAAAAACCATAATCATAATTCACTTCCTCCTTTTGAAATCAAGTCTACTTCACCATCCAATTCAATTCTAGAAGACCACTCTCCTTCAATTTCAAGGGAAGATTATCATTACTTGGTTAATCTTCTTCAGTCATCGAAAAAGGAGactcacaacaagaaaacatag